In Cheilinus undulatus linkage group 16, ASM1832078v1, whole genome shotgun sequence, one DNA window encodes the following:
- the LOC121523497 gene encoding mucin-5AC-like: protein TAAPTTTTAGPTTTTAAPTTTTAATTTTTAAPTTAAAPTTTTAGPTTTTAAPTTTTAAPTTTSAPTTTTAGPTTTTPAPTTITAATTTTTAAPTTTTAPTTTTAAPTTTSAPTTTTAGPTTSTPAPTTTTAAQTTTAAPTTTTAAPTTTTAAPTTTTPAPTTTSSAPTTTTAAPTTTNSGPTTTTPAPTTTTAAPTTTAAPTTTTAAPTTTSAPTTTTAAQTTTSSAPTSTSAPTTTTGAQTTTTAAATTTTTAAPTTTSAPTTTTAAQTTTSAAPTTTSAPTTTTAAPTTTTAAPPTTSVAPTTTTAAPTTTSAAPTTTSAQTTTTAAPTTTTASPATTTAAPATTTAAPTTTTAAPTTTTAAPTTTTAALTTTTAALITTTAPTTTSALTTTTAPTTTTAAPTTTTAAPATTTAAPATTTAAPTTTTAALTTTTAAPTTTAAPTTTTTAAPTTTTAEPTTTTVGPTTTTAAVEATTTTAAGATTTTAAPTSAQGLTSVQGATTTTAAPTTTTTVTTTTAAPTTTTTVTTTTAAPTTTTTVTTTTAAPTTTTTVTTTTAAPTTTTTVTTTTAAPTTTTTVTTTTAAPTTTTTVTITTAAPTTTTTVTTTTAAPTTTTTVTTTTAAPTTTTTVTTTTAAPTTTTTVTTTTAAPTTTTTVTTTTAAPTTTTTVTVTGLLTLDSVKPNL from the exons acagctgccccaacaaccactACTGCTggcccaacaacaaccacagctgccccaacaacaaccacagctgccacaacaacaaccacagctgccccaacaaccgCAGCTGCccctacaaccaccacagctggcccaacaacaaccacagctgccccaacaacaaccacagctgccccaacaacaacctctgccccaacaaccaccactgctggcccaacaacaaccacaccTGCCCCAACAACAATCACAGctgccacaacaacaacaacagctgccccaacaaccactactgccccaacaacaaccacagctgccccaacaacaacttctgccccaacaaccaccactGCTGGCCCAACAACATCCACAcctgccccaacaacaaccacagctgcccaaacaaccacagctgccccaacaaccaccacagctgccccaacaacaaccacagctgccccaacaaccaccacacctgccccaacaacaacctcatctgccccaacaacaaccacagctgccccaacaaccaccaATTCTggcccaacaacaaccacacctgccccaacaacaaccacagctgccccaacaaccacagctgccccaacaacaaccacagctgccccaacaaccacttctgccccaacaaccaccacagctgcccaAACAACAACCTCATCTGCCCCAACATCCACTTCTGCCCCAACAACCACTACTGGTGcccaaacaacaaccacagctgccgcaacaacaacaaccacagctgccccaacaaccacttctgccccaacaacaaccacggCTGCCCAAACAACAACctcagctgccccaacaaccacttctgccccaacaacaaccacagctgccccaacaacaaccacagctgccccaccAACCACTTCTGttgccccaacaacaaccacagctgccccaacaacaacctcagctgccccaacaaccactTCTGcccaaacaacaaccacagctgccccaacaaccaccacagcttccccagcaacaaccacagctgccccagcaacaaccacagctgccccaacaacaaccacagctgccccaacaaccaccactgctgccccaacaaccaccactGCTGCCCTAACAACCACCACTGCTGCCCTAATAACCACTACTGCCCCAACAACCACATCTGCCCTAACAACTACTactgccccaacaacaaccacagctgccccaacaaccaccacagctgccccagcaacaaccacagctgccccagcaacaaccacagctgccccaacaaccaccactGCTGCCCTAACAACCACCACTGCTGCCCCAActaccacagctgccccaacaacaaccaca acagctgccccaacaacaaccacagctgaaccaacaaccaccacagttggaccaacaacaaccacagctgcagttgaagcaacaacaacaactgcaGCTGGAGCAACAACTACAACTGCA GCACCAACTTCAGCCCAAGGTTTAACTTCTGTCCAAGGAGCAActacaacaacagcagcaccaACAACAACTACTACTGTAACTACTACAACAGCAGCACCAACAACAACTACCACTGTAActacaacaacagcagcaccaACAACAACTACCACTGTAActacaacaacagcagcaccaACAACAACTACCACTGTAActacaacaacagcagcaccaACAACAACTACCACTGTAActacaacaacagcagcaccaACAACAACTACCACTGTAActacaacaacagcagcaccaACAACAACTACCACTGTAACTATTACAACAGCAGCACCAACAACAACTACTACTGTAACTACTACAACAGCAGCACCAACAACAACTACCACTGTAACTACTACAACAGCAGCACCAACAACAACTACCACTGTAACTACTACAACAGCAGCACCAACAACAACTACCACTGTAACTACTACAACAGCAGCACCAACAACAACTACCACTGTAACTACTACAACAGCAGCACCAACAACAACTACCACTGTAACTGTAACGGGACTCTTAACTTTGGACTCAGTGAAACCAAACCTTTGA